The DNA region AGAACCTGGAAAAACAACAACTCCGAATTTCATTTTTAACCCTCCAGTATCTCAAAACTGTACTTTTCCATAACTGTATTAGCTAGTAATTTCTCACACATCTCTTTTATCTTGCTTTCAGCTTCTTCTCTTTTTATATCTTCAAGTTCAAGCTCAATTATCTTTCCTATTCTTACTTTGTCAACTTCTTTAT from Caloranaerobacter sp. TR13 includes:
- the purS gene encoding phosphoribosylformylglycinamidine synthase subunit PurS; its protein translation is MKAIVYVTLKKGISDPQGNAVKEALNSLGYKEVDKVRIGKIIELELEDIKREEAESKIKEMCEKLLANTVMEKYSFEILEG